TCTTAAGCACCAGGCAACTGCCAAAGCAATCAAAATCATTATGAGATGCATCATTTTTCCTCCCTGGCTTGGCGTGCTGATTGAATGCGTTTGGCGATCGCTGCTATTTGCTCACTAGCTGCTTCATCTAGGCTATCGGCAAAGGCTGCAACTACATCGGGGTTCCCCACTGCCAGAAATCGCTGTAACTGCTCGTGAGCTTTGATGACATCTGATTGCTGTTTACTCAGCATTGGCCGCCAATAAAATGCCCGCTCTTTTTTGTCGCATGCCAGCCAACCTTTCTCAGTGAGGCGACGTAAGACTGTGGTGACAGAAGTATACGCTAATTCGCGGTTGGGATCGGTCAAAATGCGATCGTGGACATCCTTGACTGTGGCTGAACCCAGTTCCCAGATGATATTTAAAATTTCCGCTTCTAACGGGCCTAAAGATAGTTGTTTAGGGCGGTAATCGGGTAAAGGTGCCATAGGGATTTTGAAGGGAATGGGGCATGGGGACAAGGGAGATGAGGGAGCAGGGGGAGCAGGGGAGAAAGAATAAATAACTAATGCCCAATGCCCAATGCCCTATTCCCTTTATTGTTTTACATTACAGGATAATGCCGCAAGTCTAAAAGTCTATAAGCATAAAAATGGACTTTTTGAGTATTTATGTATTGAATAGGTTACATAATGCATTCTGATGCTAAAAAAATCTCTGGGAGTAATTGTAACTATAGTTAGTGACACCAACTGGGTAGAATGTTATTTGCGGCAGTTGTATTAAAGCAGGTGTATCCAGCGCGTGAAGCTATTCGTATACCACACTCCTGAATTGACTCCAACGGGTAAAGCGCCAGAATGTGCGATCGCAGTCGATGTATTGCGAGCCACTAGCACAATTGCGACAGTTTTGGCAGCTGGAGGCGAAGCTGTACAAGTATTCAGCGATTTAGACCAGTTAATTGAAGTTAGCGAAAAATGGCCCTCTGAAAAACGGCTACGGGCTGGAGAACGCGGCGGCGCAAAAGTACCTGGCTTTGAGTTGGGTAATTCTCCCCTCGACTGCACGCCAGAATTAGTTGCAGGGCGGCGGTTGTTTATCAGTACCACTAACGGCACTCGTGCCTTACAACGGGTACAAGACTCGCCAAATCTCTTAGCAGCAGCCTTGATAAACCGGGCGGCGGTGGTGCAATTTCTTCTAGAAAAGAAACCAGAGACAATATGGATTGTCGGTTCTGGTTGGGAAGGTAGTTTTTCTTTAGAGGATACAGTTTGTGCGGGTGCGATCGCTCATAGTCTTTTAGAGCAAACCAAGTTGTCACCAGAAGAACTAGCTGGTAATGATGAAGTAGTTGGTGCGATCGCTCTTTATTCTCAATGGCAAGATAACTTATTGGGATTATTCCATCAAGCTAGTCACGGTCAACGATTGTTGCGTCTTGACTGTCAAGAAGATTTAAAATATTGTTCCCAAACTGATATTTTAGATGTTTTACCCATACAACATGAGACGGGAGTTTTAAAAAGTCAAAGGAAATAGGGAGTAGGGGATAAGGAGAATTCATTCCCAATTCCCTATGCCCTATCTTTGAGCATTTGTCGGAGTCTTTGTCGCCAATGGGGGGGATAAGTCTCCAGAATTGCCGAAATTTTTCCACAAGCAAGCACAGAATAGGCTGGGCGACGTGCTGGTGTGGGATATTCGGCAGTTGTAATGGGGACAATACGTTCAACTTTTAAAGGGAAGTCTAGCTGTTGGGCTTCTTCAAAAATGGCAACGGCAAAGTCATACCAGCTAGCAACACCGCTATTTGTGTAGTGATAAGTGCCGCTAATTTCTGGGGTTAACTGGGGAATCATCTGGGCTATGACTGTTGCTATATCTTGCGCCCAAGTGGGGCTACCAATTTGATCGGCGACAACACGGATTTCTTGGTGTTCTGTACCTAGTCGCAGCATGGTTTTGACAAAGTTACTTTTGCCAAAGGTTCCATAAACCCAAGCAGTACGGAGGATGAGGTGATGGGCGCAAGTTTCCCGTATTGCTTCTTCTCCAGCGAGTTTGGTTTTACCATAAACACTCAAGGCATTAGTCGCATCGGTTTCCTGGTAAGGGCGATACCCATTACCATCAAAAACGTAATCGGTCGAAATATGAATTAGAAAAGCCCCTAACTTTTGGCTTTCTTGGGCAATAATTAGGGGTGCAGTAGCATTAATAGCGTTAGCTAGTTGTGGTTCGCTTTCTGCTTTGTCCACAGCAGTATAAGCAGCAGCGTTAATGATGATCTGCGGCTGCTTTGCTCTGATAAAGTTGCGGAGAGTATCGGGTTGAGCAAGGTCTACTGCTGGGCGTGCTACTGAGATAATATCGCCATAAGATGGAAGTATTTGTTGCAGTTCCTTACCGACTTGACCATTGCTACCAATCAACAAAATTGATTTACTCATCCTAATTAGTTCTCGAACTTAACGCAATCATCAAGCTTAATCAAATACTTCAGCAGTCCTCAAAGGTTTCCCAGCTTGGTCTTTAGCCGATAAAATCGGTGTAGCACTCACGGGCCAATCTATCCCTAAATCTGGATCGTTCCATAAAATTGTGCGATCGCCTTGGGGTGCGTAGTAATCTGTAGTTTTATAGAGAACTTCGGCTACTTCTGAAAGCACGAGAAAGCCATGAGCAAAGCCTGGTGGTATCCACATTAAATATTTGTTTTCAGCACTGAGTTCATAACTTACCCATTTTCCGAAGGTAGCTGAACTTTTTCTAATGTCTACGGCTACATCAAAGATAGTACCAGCAACACAACGAATCAGTTTACCTTGGGGTTGTTGGATTTGGTAGTGCAATCCACGCAGAACGTTTTGCTTAGAACAAGAGTGGTTATCTTGCACAAAGTTTGCAATAATACCAGTCTCTTGAGCAAATTTTTGGTGGTTGTAGGATTCAAAAAAGAAGCCGCGATCGTCTGCAAATACTTGGGGTTTGATTTGTATAACTTCGGGGATTTTGATATGTACAATGCTCATTAAAATAATTCGTAATAGAGCCTCCGGCACGCTACGCAAACGTAATTCGTAATTCGTTTAGAGTAATGTGTCAGAGTGTTAATTCTGAAGGTAATTTAATGCTTGTATTTTACAGCTAGCAGGTAACACTTCGACCGTGGCTTTTTCTGTTTTTAAGAACTAAATCACGTTAATTCAATTTGACAGTCGTCGCCAATTAGAAATCGCAAGGCTTTGGGGCGACGGGGTGCAACAGTCAATTGTGCCCGTTGTCCAATCACACTATCGATAATGCGCTGATGGATTCCGGCAATTTTCGCACCTTCTAAAATCACACTGTGTTCTAAATCAGTATCAATAAGTGTGGCATTATTAGCAATACTACTATAAGGGCCAATAAAGCAGTTTTCTAAATAACAATTGCTACCAATGATTACTGGCCCCCGAATTGTGCAGTTAATTACTTGAGATTTTGCACCGATTTGGACTCGTCCAATAATCTGACTTTGGGCATCGACTTCGCCGACAATGGATTCTGTCAAATAGGTATCGAGAATTAATCGGTTAGCTTCTAATAAGTCATCTTTTTTACCAGTATCTAGCCACCAACCTTGGAGATTGTAAGCTAAAACTTGCTTTTTCTGATTAATTAGGTATTGAATAGCATCAGTAATTTCTAGTTCGCCTCTGGTGGAAGGTTGGATATTTGCGATCGCATCAAAGATCAGGTGAGAAAAGAAATAAACCCCTACCAATGCCAAATTTGAAGGCGGAACTTTCGGTTTTTCAATTAACTGTAACACCCTCCCTGTTTCATCTACCTCAGCCACACCAAAGGCGCTAGGGTTTGCAACCGAACGCAAGAGAATCAAAGCATCTGGCTGTTGTTGGCTAAATTGTTCCAGAAAGTAGCGTAATTCACCTAGTTGAATCAGGTTATCGCCCAAGTACATGACAAAGGGGGAATCTCCTAAAAAGGGACTGGCGATTTGAACGGCGTGGGCAAGCCCCAGTGGCTGATCTTGGACGATGTAGGTGATGTTCGCTCTAAAGTATTCTCCATTTCCGGTTTTTGATTGGACTTCTGCCCCAGTTTCCGGGCTGATGATGATGCCAATATCAGTGATACCAGCAGCAACCATTTCTTCAATGCCATACCATAAAACTGGTTTATTAGCAACTGGTACGAGTTGTTTTGCTCCGCTATAGGTAAGGGGACGGAGACGTGTACCTTTACCACCAGAGAGAATTAGTGCTTTCATCAGGATTTTGGATTAGTTATTAGTCAAGATAATCTGAAATCTTGACAAAATCCCAAATTCTTACATCCAAATTCTGGTGTTAGTTTATCTTTTATAAGTAGCGGGATAAAACTTCGCTGGTTGCTTTTCCTGTTTTTTCCCAACTGAATTGTTGGGAGTGAGCGATCCCTTGACTAGAGAGGCGCGATCGCAACCCCGAATCAGTTGCGATCGCCTGCATAGCCTCAGTAATTTCTCCTGTGTTGTAGGGATTAATCAGAATTGCTGCATCTCCAGCCACTTCTGGAAGAGAGGAGAGATTGGAGGTAATGACAGGAGTACCACAAGCCATTGCTTCCAGAACTGGTAAACCAAAACCTTCCCAGAGACTGGGGAAGACAAGTGCGATCGCTTGATTGATGATTGTTGGTAATTCGCCATAAGGTACATAGTCAAGGAATTTTACCTGATGAGTTATACCTAGTTCTTCTACTTGCGCCTGCAAAATTGAGGTGTAACGAAGATCAGTCGGACCCGCTAGCCAAAGTTCATAGTCACCACTGTTTGGTAATGCAGCAAAGGCGGCGATAAGTCTGTTCAGATTTTTGTAAATGTCTTGACGACCGATGTAGAGAAAGTAATTACGGGTAGGGAGGTTGAGAAAACGAAAGTGATTGCGATCGTGTGCCAGAGGTATAGGAGTAATTTTGCTAGTTGGAATTTGGTAAAAATCAATAATGTCCCTAGCAGTAGCTGAGGAATTACAGATAATATGTTGCGCCTGGTTGAGTACTTGGGGAACGTAGTAACGATGGTACGATGTCAACCGTGAAAAGCGTTTAGGAAAGCGCAACGGTATCAGATCGTGAGACATCACCACAAAACGACAGTTGGTATAAATGGGCGCTTCTGGCAAAGGGCAAAATAACAGATGCGATCGCAAATCCATAAATATTTGCGGCAGTTGAAATTGCGTCCAAATCAGGCGGCGAAAATGCCCTTTTGTACCTTGAGCAGGAGTAAGATTATCGGGTACTAGATAGCAGTTAAACTCTGGGTAATTTTTGGCTGTTAATAGAGTAGGTTGAAGAAATTTCAAATAAGGAACAAGATTATCAGCATAGTTGCTTATGCCTGTTGGTTTTGATAATAAAATGGATAAGTTAATGATTAATTGATTTGCAGACATATTATTTACTATATTCATTAAATAATAGTTCTATAAGCTTCTAATGTTTCTTTTGCCGTTCTTTCCCAAGAAAATAATTTTGCTCTTTCCCTACCCTTACTAATTAATTCTTGGCGTACTTGAGAATCACTGATGACTTTCAGAATAGCTTCAGCCAGTTGAATAAAATCACTAGGGTCAATCAAAATAGCAGCATCTCCTGTAACTTCTGGTATTGAGGAAGTATTAGCAGAAACAACAGGTGCGCCTAGTGTCATAGCTTCTAAAATGGGTAGACCAAATCCTTCATAGTAAGAAGGATAAACGAAAACATCGGCTTTGGAGTAAAATAATGCTACCAATTCATCAGATAAGTAGTCAAGATGATGAATTTGGCTTTTCCAAGGTGAACTCTCAATATCCACGAATATTGGTTCGTAATTCCAACCTTTTTTACCAATTAATATTAATTGATGATCAATTTTATATTTTTTCTTTAGTAAATTAAAAGCAGAGATGATAGCATTAATGTTTTTCCTCGGTTCTATTGTACTAACAAAAAGTAGATACGGTTTTGAAAAGTCGTAATTAACCTGCTTTTCTAAAGCCTGAATATTTTGTTCACCAGATAAATAATCAGTATGGTAACGACTAGCTAGAGGAGTCACATATACTCTTTCTGGATCTATTTCTAAATAATCAATAATGTCTTTTTTAGAGCTTTCTGAAATTGTTAAAACTAAGTCTGTCCATTGCAAACATCGTTTGACTCTTTGTGTATAGGTTTTTACAACTGAATCTATATAATTTGGATATTTAATAAAAGTCAAATCATATATATTCATGACCTTTAGGCTATTATTACAAGGATAAACTGAATAATTTGTTCCATGTAATATATTTGGATAATCAAAACATTGTTCAAAGTAATTTTTAAAGTAATATAGCAATAAATCTGAAACGGGAGTTGATGTAAATAATAAATCTGAGACTTTCACAAATATAGGCAGTATATGAATGTGAGAATACTCGTTTAGACAATCAGGTACAGTTTGTTTGCCTAAAAGCCAATTTTTAAAGCCTCGTTGATAGGCAATACTCAGTTGAAATTCTTCTAGGGATTGCAAAGCATTAAGTGAGCTAATTAAATTAGCAACATAAAAGCCAACCCCAGTCGGTTTTGTAAATACTGGGGTTGCATCAATTACAACTTTTAGTACCAAAATTTTTAGGCTCCACCGTTGCTCAATTTTTTTAGATCATAATCAACCATTAACTCGACCAATTACTCAAAAAAATGCTAAGGCTCACAACCTAACTCCGTCTTAATTTTATTAATGAAACCAACTAATTGCACTGATTCATCAGGACGATAAAAAGCAGAGTCAACTGAGACATAATGCCAGTTTAGACAAACGCAGTTTGCACACTCAACGAGTCCTTTGACAGAGTGAGTTTCACTACTGGGGATGATATAGTCATCAGGCTGTGCTTGCTGCAACATCAGCCACATAGCGTAAACAGCATCCTTGGTATAGCAGCAGTCACGACAGGCATCTAGGTTGCCTAATTCTAATTTAATTTATAGCATACTAATAAAAAAAATATAAAGCTTAATCTAATAGCTTAACCTCATAGTTTAATTAGATTTTTTACTTTCTAATAATTGCGTTTGTCTAAACCATGACCACTGTGGAAAGAACCACCAAAATAACATTTTTATGAAAATCTTGGGTGAAATCAATTTTTGCCAACGAGAAAAGCTCTCGAAACTATTCCAAATCAATACCTTAGTAAACTCTTTAATTTGAGTATCATCAAACTTATCAAGATTTGTAGTTTCTTCAACTTTTATTAACGCGTATCCCATAATCCAATTATCTGGAACAGTACCAAATTTATTTTTTAGCATTTCATTAATTTCATAATGTGCTGGCAATCTTTTACTTAAAGTTTTGTTGGTACTATACATACGAGAACCTGCCAGTTTTCGCGGCACATATTCAAAATTAATATATTTTCCACAACGTAACCATAGCTCATAATCCATACAATACTCTAATTGGGGATTTAAATTGCCAAAATTTTCAATTAAGCTGCGTCTAAAAAACACTGCCGGCTGGCAAATGTAACAAGTTTCAATTAATCGCTTGTAGTTCCAAGCTTCTGTAGGGTAGGGATAAAGAAGATCATCTGATTCATCAATCCAGTCAGCATTACCATAAACAACTTCTATTTCCGAATCAGATTCAAATATCTGCTTAACTGTTTGAAATGCTCCTGGATAGTAAATATCATCGGAGTTAATCCAGGCAATAATATCACCTGTCGTCATTGATATACCCTTATTGACAGCATCAGATTGCCCCTTATCTGCTTCTGATATCCAGCGTATTTTTTGCTCATATTTTTGCAATATTTCTAGTGTTTCATCATCACTTCCTCCATCACACACGATGTACTCCATATCTTCTATATTTTGAGATAAGACACTCTGTATAGTTCGCTCTATGAAACGACCTTGACGAAAAGAAGGTGTAATTACACTAAATCGTAAGTTCATATAGGTAGGATTATTATTTTATTTTATGACTTACGCAAAACTACACCCTGTAGGGGCAATTCATGAATTGCCCCTACCGTAAAATAAGGCTTTGAGCTATTGTTTGCGTAAGTCCTGTATTTTTGAAAAACAGATATATTTGCCACCTGACATGATATGCGTTAAAGTCCGAGCATATTTAGTAAACTTTAAATCAGATTCCTATACTATTTTTTATGACACTGCTAATTCAAATATCTTGATATAGTGTTTTGCCATTTCTTGCCCATTAAATAGTTTAAGTCGTTCCTTGCCTTTGTGGACTAATTGAGCGGCCAAATCAGTATCATAACTAATCCTGAGCAAACAACTTACTAAATCGTCAGGACTATTGGGGTTAAAGTAGAGAACGGCATCTCCTCCAACATCTGGTAAGCTGCCAGCATTGCTACACAGAACGGGTTTACCAAAATACATTGCTTCTAAGATGGGGATGCCAAAACCTTCGTAAAGAGATGGAAAAACTAAGCATTTACAGCCACACCAAACGGCTTCTAAGTATTTTTCATCTAAGAACCCTAAGAAATGGACATAATCACTGAGGTTAGCGTCTGCAACTTCTTGACGAAGTTGATCTTCTTGCCGTTTCAAATCTCCTGTAAAAACTAAATCTAAAGGTGAATTGAGACATTTCTCTCTATAAATTTTGTAAGCTTCTAAAAGCAGACGATGATTTTTATGTCGCCAGTAATTTGCTGGATAGAAAGCATAACTGTAATTTACTAATCCCAATTCTAACAAATACTGGTTAGTTATTTCTTCGTTTAATCCATTCCAACGATCTTGGATAGATATAGGAATAACTACAAGCTGATCATCGGAAGCTTTTAAATGTTTAATTAGAGAGTGGCGACAAAATTCAGATATACAAATAATTTTTCGTGCTTTCTGAAGAAGATTATTGAGAAATTTGGTTCGGTGTTGTTGTTCTGTAAGTTCAAAAAATTCTGGATGATCAAGATGTTGTAGATCATAAACAATCGCTACAACTGGAATGTTGCTTTCGGCAAATGTGGGTGCAGAAAAGGGACAGAATAATAGATTAATATTATGATTTTTTAATAATGATTTTGAATAAGTTAATCTAGCTAACTTAAATTTAAGTCTTTTCCAAAGGTTTTTCAGTTTCTCTCTATATTTTAGTGAATTAGTATCTTCAACTAAGTCAGCTAATAAAAGACGCTGAGTATTTTGATTTTCGTACTCAGCTAACTCTAAGTGATTCCAAGGTGCGGTTAATAGTAAGAATTGGCAATCAGAAGCTAGTTTCTGCAATTGACTTAGAAGGTTTAGTACCAGTATCTTTGCTCCGCCATTTTTACCACCAGGGGATAAAGGAGTTAAATCTATAGCAATTCGTAGTTGAGACATCAATGCTTTTCACTTATTTATTCATCAATTGGCAAACCAACTGAACTCTTAAATCGAAACCATAAAATTCGCAGCTTCCAAAACTTACTGCTTCGCATCGCTGCAATAGTAGCGTAAGCTTGTTCTAATTGTATATTACTCGGCTGACTGAAGTTGACTTGTGATTCAAAAAAATCTACTGGCAAACCCAGGAACTTTTTTAGTTTAAACCAACCTGTCCGCAATTTCCAGAATTTACTGGTTTCCATAGCATCAATTAGAGCAAGAGCTTGCTGCAATTGAGCAGAATAGGGAGATTGAGAGATAGATTCAACTGGGTTTTGAGAGATAGATTTAACTGGGTTTGCTCCTTGTTGTAACTGATATTGTAAGTTTTGAAGTTGAGCTTGTAAACTACGAAATTCTTCCCATAGTGATGGAATAGCTGAAATATTTTGCTTTTGAATATTTTGAGCAGTTTGCATCAATACTTCTGCTACTGTTTCTGCCATTTTCGACCAAGAAAATTTCTTAGCTTGCTCTAAACCAGCACTTACTAATGAGGAGCGAATATCAGGATGTTGCACTTTTGATAATGCACTCACTAATTCATCAATATTATATTCACTTACATAAAGAACTGCTTCACCACCAACTTCAGGGATAGAAGAATTACGACAGGTAATGACTGGACAACCACAAGCCATTGCTTCTAAAATAGGCAAACCAAATCCTTCATATAGAGAAGGATAAACTAAAGCAACAGCACCAGAATAGGCAGCTTTTAATTCTTCATCTGATAACTTAAGCATATAAGTAGAAATATCAGGAACTAAGTTTGCCATTTCTGGCTCAAGTTGAGTATTAGAACCCACACACACAATAGCAAAATCATTCTGATTAGGTAGTTTAGAAAATCCCTGAAAGGAATAACGTGCATTCTTGTAGCCATCTAAACCAATCCGCGCTCCAACTAATAGAAAATATGGTTTGTTAAGATTGTATTTAGTTCGGAACTGAGTAATTTTTTCACAACTCATTACTTGAAAATTTTCTGCTAATCCACAGTGAGCAACCTTGACAGAATCAGGTGATATATGAGGAAAGAACCTGAGCAAATCACGGGCAGTATTTTCTGAAATTGCTACATAAGCACAAGCGTGTAAAATTCCATAGTGTTTCTCTTTCCACATTGACTCATTTAAATTAGCATTAATTACCTCTGGAATCATATCGTAAGCCATGAATACAGATGGAGTCGATATTGGAGTTGTGTAATAAGTTGATACAAGTAACTGAATTCGCTGTTGATCGCATATTTTTTGTAGCATTTCGCTATCAGTAGCAGTTTTACTGTATTTATATCTACTGATCTGACAATAACGAATACCCGGAATTATTGGAGCTGTTCCATCTCTGTCCAGAAAAACTATTTGCTTTGCAAACCCACTATTTACCCATTCTGCCAAAAGACATTTCCATACAGTTGGAATTCCTCCAGTTTGAAAGAGCTGAAATACTACGCCATCAATGGCAATTATTGGGGATATATTTTGAATTTTAGATGCTGCTTGTTGGATTTCCTCTGATGATAAAAAATACCAATTATTACTACTAGGTTCTTGCTTGGCAATCGGCACTACACCGCAAGATTCTGCCATATCCACCATCGTTTTATCTTTTACCCAAGCGAAATACTCACTAAGAAATAGAGGAAATCTACCCTGCGTCTGTAGTTTTAACCATTGTGACTCTGCATTTTTATAGCCATAGTAAATTTCTTTAAATTTTAATTGTTGTGGAATAACATAAGCATAATGATGAAAAACTAAACCTTGCTTTTCAGTTTCTTTATGTAAAAAAGGATTGATACTAGCTATATCCTTTGTTTTTCCATTAATTAAAGTTTCAACTAATTTAGGAGGTTCGTGGGCAGCCCAAATGTAACCAGGCTTAAACCTCCAGGTTCTTAACCATTCTTGCTTAGGGTTTTGAGTATGACAATTCCGCGTACTGATAATAAGTTTTTCCCCAACAAAATACCAACACCAATAAAATGCAGCACTTTTTTCAGGATGTTCAATAAACATTTGCTGAACCTTGCAAATTTGCTCAAAAGTCCACAGTTCATCAACATCCACTTGCCATAATAAACACTCTTCTGAAATATTAACAAGAGGAGCATTAACCATTTCTCTTTTACCATCCCAGAATATCCCTTCAGGTTTCCGATAGACAGTAATATTGTTAGGGTATTGTTGAGCTAATTTGTCTATATATTCTGTTGTCCCATCTTTACTACGACCTTGATAATGCATAACATCCGTTACTTTACCTCCTAAACTGACACTCCATCCTGTATCATGCTTTAATTCAGCAACACCTTCAACAATATGCCATTGCCATTTAAAAGGAAGTTGTTTAAAAATATCAATATGATATTCAATGAAAGGTTGCCCATTTAAAACAATTGTAAAGAAGTGAATAGGTAACTCATAAAAAATAAAGCCCACACCCTTTTTCTTGAAGATAGAATATCCATTTCTTAATTCAAAATTTTTACGTACTAGAATATAGTTTTCATCATCTAACAATCTATGATGGGCTTCATAATTTTTAAGGCTATTGATATCATCTAAAATGATTATTTTTGCACCATATACTTCATCAAGTTCAATGTTTCCAGTAAATTCTGAACCATCTATCAATACTAGATCGAAATAATCAATATTATTTTCTTCTTTTATTTTTCTTATTCCGTTACCTGAAACACTACTACTTTTTACATAATCAATATCCTGGTGCAACCATCTTATAACTTCATCCAAAGGATAGTTATTGAGATTAGTTTTATGTTTACGGTAAAAGTTAATTACATCTTCCTCACTGGGAAAATCATCAATATCAATTGATGATAAGTTATAACACTTCACAAAGTCAGCATAGGAATAGGTTTGCTGTAGTACTGAAAACCGTACTTCAGAAACCTCCATACAATAAAGTAAAGGTTTTTTTGGATTTTTTCTTATTCCTTTAACAAAGGCTTCTGTACTACCGCTTCCTGACGAAGAACCAATTTCAAGGATATTGCTGATTTGTGCTTCAGCAGCAATTGCTTGAATTGTATTGTATAGCTCGTCATTTTTGATTTCAGGATCAATTAAAGAATTAAGTTGTGAATCTTGCATTTTTTTCTTATAGTTTAGACAAAGTTTATACTAGATAAGTATTGACTAATCCTAATCTTCTGATGGTATTCCTAATAATTTTTTCACCTTGAACCATGCTGTTCTTAGCTTCCAGAATTTACTAGTTTTCATTGCATCGATCAAATCTTCGGCTTGTTTTAATTTAGTTTTCAGGGATTGTATTTCAGATTTTAACTGTGGATTAGTTAATTCACTATCTCCTAAAATACTCGATATTTCCTCTGGCAATTGATATGAAAAATCTAGTGAAATTTTCGGGATAGCATAGTCCTCTTGAATATGCTCTCTATTTTTTAGCTCTGGTATAAGCTGGTACTCAACTTTATTCCCAGTTGTGACAAATTCGATTATCTGCTGAATTCTATGCTCAATTGTATGTTTTGTAATAACTTCTTCCTGAGCAGTAATAGTAATTGTTTCTAAATCTTTTATATGCTTTAAGTAATAATTAATTTGTTCAGCCAGCTTTTCAAAGTTATCGATATCGTAAGGTATATAATGCTGATAATCTTTGAATATCTTTGCAGCTATTGGTCGACCCTTTAAATTGTATTGAAATAATAAAGTGCCGCAAGCCATTGCTTCATAAACTCTAGTAGAATAACCCCAGCCAACATCGCTTACACTAGGTAAATTTATAGTAGCTGTGTAATTATTTAATTTTAGAACTAACTCCTCAAATGAGTCTAGTGAGCCAATCTGTTTATCTGTAAATTCTACTAAATTCTTTTCCAGAAGCTTGTCTAACAAGATTTTTCTTTCACTATAAACATTGGGTATCCCAAAATCAGTTATTTGACCAAAAAAGAAGAGTTTATTTTTTCTTTCAGGAGGCGCTAATTTAACTTTAAAATTTTCCCCGTCAACCCACAGAGGCATAAAGCAAGCGTTATTTCCTTT
This Nostoc sp. KVJ3 DNA region includes the following protein-coding sequences:
- a CDS encoding glycosyltransferase family 2 protein, with the protein product MNLRFSVITPSFRQGRFIERTIQSVLSQNIEDMEYIVCDGGSDDETLEILQKYEQKIRWISEADKGQSDAVNKGISMTTGDIIAWINSDDIYYPGAFQTVKQIFESDSEIEVVYGNADWIDESDDLLYPYPTEAWNYKRLIETCYICQPAVFFRRSLIENFGNLNPQLEYCMDYELWLRCGKYINFEYVPRKLAGSRMYSTNKTLSKRLPAHYEINEMLKNKFGTVPDNWIMGYALIKVEETTNLDKFDDTQIKEFTKVLIWNSFESFSRWQKLISPKIFIKMLFWWFFPQWSWFRQTQLLESKKSN
- a CDS encoding glycosyltransferase family 4 protein; this translates as MSQLRIAIDLTPLSPGGKNGGAKILVLNLLSQLQKLASDCQFLLLTAPWNHLELAEYENQNTQRLLLADLVEDTNSLKYREKLKNLWKRLKFKLARLTYSKSLLKNHNINLLFCPFSAPTFAESNIPVVAIVYDLQHLDHPEFFELTEQQHRTKFLNNLLQKARKIICISEFCRHSLIKHLKASDDQLVVIPISIQDRWNGLNEEITNQYLLELGLVNYSYAFYPANYWRHKNHRLLLEAYKIYREKCLNSPLDLVFTGDLKRQEDQLRQEVADANLSDYVHFLGFLDEKYLEAVWCGCKCLVFPSLYEGFGIPILEAMYFGKPVLCSNAGSLPDVGGDAVLYFNPNSPDDLVSCLLRISYDTDLAAQLVHKGKERLKLFNGQEMAKHYIKIFELAVS
- a CDS encoding glycosyltransferase family 4 protein, with translation MQDSQLNSLIDPEIKNDELYNTIQAIAAEAQISNILEIGSSSGSGSTEAFVKGIRKNPKKPLLYCMEVSEVRFSVLQQTYSYADFVKCYNLSSIDIDDFPSEEDVINFYRKHKTNLNNYPLDEVIRWLHQDIDYVKSSSVSGNGIRKIKEENNIDYFDLVLIDGSEFTGNIELDEVYGAKIIILDDINSLKNYEAHHRLLDDENYILVRKNFELRNGYSIFKKKGVGFIFYELPIHFFTIVLNGQPFIEYHIDIFKQLPFKWQWHIVEGVAELKHDTGWSVSLGGKVTDVMHYQGRSKDGTTEYIDKLAQQYPNNITVYRKPEGIFWDGKREMVNAPLVNISEECLLWQVDVDELWTFEQICKVQQMFIEHPEKSAAFYWCWYFVGEKLIISTRNCHTQNPKQEWLRTWRFKPGYIWAAHEPPKLVETLINGKTKDIASINPFLHKETEKQGLVFHHYAYVIPQQLKFKEIYYGYKNAESQWLKLQTQGRFPLFLSEYFAWVKDKTMVDMAESCGVVPIAKQEPSSNNWYFLSSEEIQQAASKIQNISPIIAIDGVVFQLFQTGGIPTVWKCLLAEWVNSGFAKQIVFLDRDGTAPIIPGIRYCQISRYKYSKTATDSEMLQKICDQQRIQLLVSTYYTTPISTPSVFMAYDMIPEVINANLNESMWKEKHYGILHACAYVAISENTARDLLRFFPHISPDSVKVAHCGLAENFQVMSCEKITQFRTKYNLNKPYFLLVGARIGLDGYKNARYSFQGFSKLPNQNDFAIVCVGSNTQLEPEMANLVPDISTYMLKLSDEELKAAYSGAVALVYPSLYEGFGLPILEAMACGCPVITCRNSSIPEVGGEAVLYVSEYNIDELVSALSKVQHPDIRSSLVSAGLEQAKKFSWSKMAETVAEVLMQTAQNIQKQNISAIPSLWEEFRSLQAQLQNLQYQLQQGANPVKSISQNPVESISQSPYSAQLQQALALIDAMETSKFWKLRTGWFKLKKFLGLPVDFFESQVNFSQPSNIQLEQAYATIAAMRSSKFWKLRILWFRFKSSVGLPIDE
- a CDS encoding glycosyltransferase family protein yields the protein MKIDFVWPDNIHWTGGKGFALTLERMGLLNKCFQLNQFNYEQLFDYLKNSTSDLIILMCADHHMIYLHNTSQKREFWYKLKIPTVCIAWELILNSRFPDSIHKSSSAIRCFDYFLYVDEKDSIFYKKKGNNACFMPLWVDGENFKVKLAPPERKNKLFFFGQITDFGIPNVYSERKILLDKLLEKNLVEFTDKQIGSLDSFEELVLKLNNYTATINLPSVSDVGWGYSTRVYEAMACGTLLFQYNLKGRPIAAKIFKDYQHYIPYDIDNFEKLAEQINYYLKHIKDLETITITAQEEVITKHTIEHRIQQIIEFVTTGNKVEYQLIPELKNREHIQEDYAIPKISLDFSYQLPEEISSILGDSELTNPQLKSEIQSLKTKLKQAEDLIDAMKTSKFWKLRTAWFKVKKLLGIPSED